The genomic interval CTCATGTTTATACAGAATTTGGTATGGGTGGGTGGAGGGAGTGTACGTCcactttgtttgtatgtgtgtgagtttgtgtgtgattgtgtgtgtacTACTATGGggtgtgcctttttattttctgttatattctttgatgtgtgaaggcttttaaattttgtttttaatatgattaatttgtttttattatgtacaactctttgtgttgctttgtgcatgaaaagtgctccataaataacattttttttatttaaatcctatttatttgtttatttatttgttatggtTGTTACTGTTTCCTTTTGTGTCCTGTGTTAGTGTTCTGTTTTTTCCATTTGGAGTTCGAGCTGGGGACAAAAAAACGGAGGAAGCCGGAAACTGGCCGGCTTCACCTTTACTTCCGGGATTGGTCTGTGACATCATCACGCTCCGTAGTTCGGCTGGCCAACGACTGAAACGTACCAAACACGCAGCGGGACTACAGCTCCCAGAGTGCATCGCGGTAACAGCTTGTAAACACACATGAAGGACGAGGAGACAGATGATCGGTGAGTTCTGGATCGATTCTGATGTTAAAGTAACGTCCGGTCCAAACTGTGAGCTGATAGAGAATCCACAATATGATCAATCAGTCTGTGATTAGCCATTCTGATCATTTCAGCCCTGTTCGGTAACGTTGGGTCAGTTTACTCCGGTTCAAAACAAACTCATTTCTCTTTTCAAATCCatagttcaagttcaagttgtCCGGAGGCTACAAGCgtagttttttcttcttaaccAACCGAAATCCGTGCCGGAAGTCCAGTTGGtttgttttaaggttttattttattgcgtTTCAgagttctgctttttgttttcatttgtcttctGCTGTAACTCCACATTTTGGTCAGTtgtgataaaaacaaaccaataaaactgctgctgcaacaacctaaaactcaaacacaatcaatcaatcaatcaatcaatcaatcaatcaatcaatcaatcagtttATTGAATACAATTGGCTGAAAAGTCTGAGCAGCTCAACACGGTGGCCCTCTCATGTGTGTCCTCAGTGTTTGTGCGGTACAACCTGGGCCCTGGTGTAGCCGtggagctgcaggaggaggcGAGTGTGGCTGAGCTGAAGGAGGTGGTGGGGAGTCAGCAGGGAGTCCGTCCAGAGCAGCTCCGGGTTCTGTTTGCTGGGCGGGAGCTGCAGAACTCCTCCTCTCTGCAGGTGAGCTCCTCACTGGTAAATCTTACCTGATGTCTATATCCTCCtctcactcctcctcctcctctcagggCTGTGACCTCCCGGAGCAGAGCACCGTCCATGTGGTCCTCCCTCCTTCAGGGTCCTCCTCCTCCCAGCTCCTTCTCCTGCAGGAGCGTCTGGCTCGAGGCACAGAGGAGCGGGACAGTCTGACCAGGCTGGACCTCAGCTCCTCCCGTCTCCTCACCACCTCCTCTGGACTTGCCGTGATcctggatgaaggaggaagaggagtagAGGAGGCGGCAGCAGCTCAGAATGGTCATTGTTTCACCTCagtcctttatttattttttctttaaactggtTCTTTACTAAATTATGTGCTGACGCAACTCTGGctcatcccttgagttaggagccttttttctGCTTGAAAGATTCATTGGTCAGAGTTAAGCTCCTCTGAAAATGGTCCAGTATCAGGACTAGACTGGAACTGGTCCGGTACTataaaaaatgtccaaataaaacaccttcagaaagatggagaactGTTGATcaagattttaaaagattataaCCAGGTCAGAGACGAAGACATGAGGACTGGTCTGGATCAGGACGTTAAACTGAGTGTACCTGCTGTATGTCAGTACTGTGTATATTTTGTGCTTTGTGTGTACAGGTGTGCGTACCCGCAGTACTTTCTTTGTGTACTGTAAGAGATGCAGGTCGATACAATCTGGAAAACTACGAGTTCGTTGTCGAAGCTGCAAACAGACGACGCTGACGCTCAGCAGGGTGAGAGCAGTactttatgtttaatttatgccaaatttatatttaaaatttgtaCTTTGTACTTCATGTGCACTTCCTGATATTTCATATGTACTCCATGTGTACTTAATATGTAGTTCAtttgtactttttatttacttcttgtGTATATTGTTTCCTTCATGTTTACTTCATGTGTGCTTTGTTTTAACTTTGCTTACTTTATGTGTGcttaattttactttgtgtttactACATGTTATTATCagtaaacataaatacataaagtaCACTTCATGTTTACCTCACGTGTACTTTACATTTACTTTCTGTGTACTTTAAGTGTACTTAAGTGTTGGAGTATGTAGCAGCGGTGGTGCTGTAATGACTGTGTGCTGCCAGCGGTGGCGCTGTTCATCATGGTGGACTGAAGTCTTCTGTATCTCTCAGGGGCCGTCCTGCTGGGACGATGTCCTTCAGCCTGGACGTATCCATGGTATCTGTCAATCTGATGGTTGTCATGGCAAAGAAGCGGTAAGTGGACGGACTATAATGTTTAGTAACCAATCAGAGGAAAGAGTCACACTTGACATCACTGCGTACTCCAGGAACTTCATATTATTTTTGGTCTTTCTGTTGGAAAATTAGTGATCAGGTCATTTCACCAATAATTAGCAAAATAATTATTGATTACTAGAACAATCTTTGTAAGTTTTGATGTCAGAGAAACCTGTGCATGTGACGCACATACCTGTGTTTATCAGAGAaacctgatgtgtgtgtgtgtgtttgtggaggaGTTCTACATGAAGTGTGCGTCTCATCCGACATCAGACGACGACGTCTCCGTGGCTCTCGACCTCATTATGACCAACAGCAGAGACGTGCCCTGCATCGCCTGCACCGACAtcatgtaacacacacacatgcagatgaagaagatgatgacATCACACTCAGGTGTACTGAGGTGTCTTCTCCCCCATTTTCAGGGACATGATCCTGGTCTTCCAGTGTTCAGAGCGTCATGTGATCTGTCTGGACTGTTTCCATCGTTACTGCCAGACACGCCTGAATGAGCGACAGTTTGTTCATCACCCCGTGGTCGGGTACTCGCTGCCGTGTGCAggtgagaggacagagacaggTGTCCCTCAGCAGCCCAGACGGTCACACGCTGAAACACATTTACTTACAGACTCACTTTCATTTCCTTGATGATGTCATCATGTTTGGCATTTGATGATGTTATCACgatgttttgtcatgtttttgattGATTGGTTTATTCCAGACATGTCCACATCATCGTACCAAACATAATACATACATAGATTTTGAAactatgtgtacatatatacttatggtaaatggtaaatggtccgtatttatatagcgctttactgtacctgggatgatacccaaagcgctttacattatacatcacattcacccactgatggcggaagctgccatgcaaggcgctcgaccacgacccatcaggagcaattagggattcggtgtcttgcccaaggacacctcgacatgaacctgacttggccgaggatcgaaccggcaaccctggggttacgagacgaccgctctacctttctgagccacgccgccccttTTTATGCACAAAATGAATTTATAGTCTATGAATAAATCTCTACTCACCATGCATACACCCATCATACATGCACGTCTACACAGATGAACCATTCTGATGGCTGTTTTCTGAAGTGTGCACAGTGGCCACAGtgatccttggctgcaaaagctagctctagggacatggaatgtcacaTCTCTgacagggaaggagcctgagctggtgcgcgaggctgagcggttccggctagatatagttggactcactccttccggggactcccttgttctgctggcGGACTttaatgctcacgtgggcaatgacagcgagacttggaggggtgtgattgggaggaacggccctgatctgaatccaagtggtgttttgttgctggacttctgtgctcgtcatggattgtccacaacgaacaccttgttcaggcataggagtgtccacatgtgcgcttggcaccaggacactctaggctgaagttcgatgatcgactttgtagtcatattGTCGGACTTGTGgctgcatgttctggacactcgggtgaagagaggggcggagctatcaactgatcaccacctggtggtgggttggctcagatggtgggggaggatgccagtcaggcctggcaggcccaagcgtgttgtgagggtctgctgggaatgtctggcagagtcccctgtcagaaagagtttcaactcccatctccggcagagcttcaaccatgtgccaggtgaggcgggggacattgagtccgagtgggctgtgtttcgtgcctctattgtcgaggcggccagccgcagctgtggccatgaGGTTgttggtgcctgttgtggcggtaacccccgaacttgttgatggacaccggcagtaagagatgccgtcaagctgaagaaggagtcctatcgggcctttttggcctgtgggactccagaggcagctgatgggtatcggcgagctaggcggagcgcagcttcggcggtcgctaaggcaaaaactcgggcatgggaggagtgtggagaggccatggagaatgacttccggacgacttcaaggagattctggtccaccatctggcagctcaggaggggaaagcagtgctccatcaacactgtgtacagtggggatggggggctgctgactcgggacgttgtgaggtggtggagggcatacttcaaagaccttctcaatctcACCAACATGCCTtttgatgaggaagcagagtctggggagctggtgctggctctcccatctctggggctgaggtcgttaaaaagctccttggtggcaaggccccgggggtggtgaggtccgcccagagtaccttaaggctctggatgctgtagggctgtcttggctgacacgcctctgcagcatcacgtggacatcGAGGACAATTCCccaggactggcagactggggtggtggtccccctcctggggtactccgggagtatggagtaccGGACCCGCTTGTATGAACTCCCAAAAAGGGTGGAGTACTCtttccgggtctgcaatagggtcctgccccaagtggaggagttcacgtatcttggggtcttgttcatgagtgggggaaggatggagcgggagatcaacaggcggatcggtgcggcgtctgcagtgatgcggactctgcatcggtctgtcatggtgaagaaggagcggagccaaaaggcaaagctctcgatttacaaGTTGATCTACGTttccaccctcacctatggtcacgagtagtgaccgaaagaacaagatcgcgaatacaagcggcggAAATGGGTTTTCTCAGCAGgttggccgggctctcccttagagatagggtgagtaGCTTGGTGATCCacgaggggctcagagtagagtcgctgctcctccgcatcgagaggagccagataaggtggctcgagcatctggttaggatgcctcctggacacctccctggtgaggtggtccgggcacgtcccaccggaaagaggccccaggggaGACCCAGGATACGCTGGAAGGagtacatctctcggctggcctggaaacacctcgggatccctccggatgagctggtgaatgtggccagggagagggaagtctggatttcccttcttaggcagctgcccccacgacccgacttcGGATAAGccgcagaaaatggatggatggcataTCGAATGTGCAGTTTCCAGCAGATCAGTTAGTCAATCATCTCTCCCAGaaacttaatttctttaaatctcTCCACCTTTACACCCTCTATCAccccttttattttattgttcctCTTACGATTCTCAAACAACAGAAACTTTGTTTTGTCCAAATTTAATGTGGCTTTATTCATATCAAACCACCTTTTTAATGGATTAAATTCTGAGGTGATTTCTTCCATGAGCTGTTGAAAGTTCTCACCTGCACAGAAAATATtggtgtcatcagcaaacaaaacaacctGTAGTAAATTTCATAATCTAAACATCACATTACGTCACAATGGTCGAACATCACAAACTTCACGTGCTGATGTCACAatgttttttagtgtttaatGTTTGAACCTTACAATGTTTGAACTTCACAATGTTTGAATTTTACGATGCTTAAACTTTACGATGTTTGAACTTCAGGCATTAACATCAAAGTGTTTGAGCATCAAAATATTTGTCATAATGTTAGAACATAACGATGTTTCAACATAACAACGTTGAAATAAGACGTTAGAAAATAACGACGTTGGAATAACACGTTATAACATAATGACGTTGGAATAAGATGTTAGAACATAACGACGTTGGAATAAAGACGTTAGAACATAACGACTTTGGAACGTAATGACGTTGGAATAACAACCGTGGAACATAACAACGCTGGTATAACGACGTTGGAACATAACGACGTTGGAATAACGACGGTGGAACATAACGTTGGAACATAACGACTTTGGAATAACGACGTTAGAACATAACGACGTTGGAACGTAATGACGTTGGAATAACAACCGTGGAACATAACAACGCTGGTATAACGACGTTGGAACATAACGACGTTGGAATAACGACGTTGGAACATAACGTTGGAACATAACGACTTTGGAATAACGACGGTGGAACATAACGATGCTGGAATAATGACATTGGAACATAATAATGTTGGAATAATGACGTTGGAACATAACAACGGTGGAACATAACGACGGTGGAACATAACGACGGTGGAACATAACGATGGTGGAATAATAATGTTGGAATAATGACGTTGGAACGTAACAATGGTGGAACATAACGACGGTGGAACATAACAATGGTGGAACATAACGACGGTGGAACATAACGATGGTGGAACATAATGATGGTGGAACATAACGTTGGAATATAACGCCGTTGGAATAGCAACTTTGAAACATAACGACGGTGGAACATAACGACGATGGAACATAACGACGGTGGAACATAACGATGGTGGAACATAACGACGGTGGAACATAACGACGGTGGAACATAACGATGGTGGAACATAACGACGGTGGAACATAACGATGGTGGAACATAACAACGTTGGAATATAACGCCGTTGGAATAGCAACTTTGAAACATAACGATGGTGGAACATAACGACGGTGGAACATAACGACGGTGGAACATAACGATGGTGGAACATAACGACGGTGGAACATAACGACGGTGGAACATAACGATGGTGGAATATAACGACGGTGGAACATAACGATGGTGGAACATAACGATGTTGGAATAATAATGTTGGAATAATGACGTTGGAACGTAACGACGGTGGAACATAACGACGGTGGAACATAACGACGGTGGAACATAACGACGGTGGAACATAACGATGGTGGAACATAACAACGTTGGAATATAACGCCGTTGGAATAGCAACTTTGAAACATAACGATGGTGGAACATAACAACGGTGGAACATAACGACGGTGGAACATAACGATGGTGGAACATAACGACGGTGGAACATAACGACGGTGGAACATAACGTTGGAATATAACGCCGTTGGAATAGCAACTTTGAAACATAACGATGGTGGAACATAACGACGGTGGAACATAACGACGGTGGAACATAACGATGGTGGAACATAACGACGGTGGAACATAACGATGGTGGAACATAACAACGTTGGAATATAACGCCGTTGGAATAGCAACTTTGAAACATAACGATGGTGGAACATAACAACGTTGGAACATAACGATGGCGGAACATAACAACGGTGGAATAACAATGTTGGAACATAACGACGAACACTAGACGTTTCAACATAATGTTGAAATAAAACGACGTTGGAACATAACGACGACATTGGAATAACGATGTTGGAACATAACCCCACCTGTACCTCTATGTTGCATCCAACGCCAGCACAGGATCCTCCTCTGATGGGCTGAACATGAATTAGAAAGcagattatttaattattttaaggtatatgaccctcctacatgctgcctccTATTGTCTACCTCAGTTGATAACAGAAAAGCACCATCAGCACAAACGTTCACGTGTCTTTGCATTTCTCCCCCATACCTATTGGTAtgaagtgcaatttaaaacactagtAAAACGggttttaaatatgcaaatatatcTTCACTGAATTAGTATCataaaagcactttacatcatataCAGCTGTTCTCATTGGTATTTACACTGATACAGTTCATATTTGCCAACAGGAAACTGATTATACTTTGATATCATGGTTTAAAGCATGAAATGCAGTAAGGAAGAGGCTAAAACACAGggatacagaaaacattttattaaactattCCTCTCTTgccacctcctcttctccacagcatcCTAGCTCCAGGCGGTACTTTCACTGCACTGCATTTTTTGCTGAAATTTCAGTGTCAGCGCACTCTGCACTTAAACATAGTGTTTGAAGTATAGAAGTGCACAGATTGAGACACACCCACTGAGTGTGTTAATGTAATCATGAATGTataataatgtgtgtgtgtgtgtgtgtctgcagtcgGCTGTGACGACTCTCTGATCAAAGAGTTGCATCACTTCAGGATTCTGGGAGAAGATCAGGtgatttcagttcagttttcatCCATTTGTTCAGGACCACACAGATTACCCATAATCCCCCCCTCTTCCCCGTCTCCCTGTCTTAGTATGGGCGGTACCAACAGTATGGGGCAGAAGAGTGTCTGATGGCCATTGGAGGACTGATGTGTCCATCACCTGGCTGTGGGGCGGGGCTTGTCCCACCAGATGGCAGCAGGAAGGTGGAGTGTGACCGACAGCTGGGCTGTGGCTTCGTTTTCTGCAGGGACTGCAGGAGCGTCTTCCACGAGGGTGCATGTGAGGCAGTGCTGACTCCACCCTCAGAAGACGCCTCTCAGGTGGGTGACGGCGTCGGACAGCGGCGGTCTGTGAGCAGGGTTTTATGACACGTTCTTTAATCATTGTTCTACGTGCCTCAtcaggtttattttttacatctgtGGAACATGGTCAGCAGTAATGACTCTCCTAAACCTGGCcatcttctctcttcttctgatGTTTTTATCACTAATCATCCAGACATCACCTGCCTGAGTTTCCAGACTTTAAAGTGATGGCTTCCAGGAGCTTTTTTGTCTTGACAGAGACCCCACAGTGACCGGTAAATCAGTTGGTGGGGTTTCATGGCTGTAAAAGAGCCATTGAGCTCCTGTTTGAATCTCTGAAATTTAGTTTAGTagtatcagtttttttttttttcattcacttcTTTATTGAGTtttcaaaaagcaaaaaaaaataaaaaaaaataaaaataaaataaaataaaaaaataaaaagacaaaaataatacataacaaTACTCTGGTACACTTGTGTTACACAGACTGTGGGCTATTACAACCAGCACCCAGATAcctaatgttttaaaattttgacCGTTCATATTCGGTAGTAATGAAAGTTTAGGTACCAAGAATATTAAAAGACAGTTTAAACTTATAATCAATAAACATTTATAACAATGTAGCTTAGAACAAGGGTGTCTAACCTCCGTCATACTTTCCATTAGGGATACATATGCGATCGGAAATAAGACTAGGATTTCACATATACACCATCCA from Melanotaenia boesemani isolate fMelBoe1 chromosome 16, fMelBoe1.pri, whole genome shotgun sequence carries:
- the prkn gene encoding E3 ubiquitin-protein ligase parkin produces the protein MIVFVRYNLGPGVAVELQEEASVAELKEVVGSQQGVRPEQLRVLFAGRELQNSSSLQGCDLPEQSTVHVVLPPSGSSSSQLLLLQERLARGTEERDSLTRLDLSSSRLLTTSSGLAVILDEGGRGVEEAAAAQNGVRTRSTFFVYCKRCRSIQSGKLRVRCRSCKQTTLTLSRGPSCWDDVLQPGRIHGICQSDGCHGKEAEFYMKCASHPTSDDDVSVALDLIMTNSRDVPCIACTDIMDMILVFQCSERHVICLDCFHRYCQTRLNERQFVHHPVVGYSLPCAVGCDDSLIKELHHFRILGEDQYGRYQQYGAEECLMAIGGLMCPSPGCGAGLVPPDGSRKVECDRQLGCGFVFCRDCRSVFHEGACEAVLTPPSEDASQGFVVEEEASLRGRWDQASRLFIQESTKRCPQCSVPVERNGGCMHMQCSLCKAEWCWLCRVPWNRECMGDHWFG